The following nucleotide sequence is from Candidatus Neomarinimicrobiota bacterium.
TTCCGTTATCTGAATGTAGGCGCCGCCGTCGAGAGGCAGGATACGATAACTTTTATCATAGCGGTATAAAATACCATTTCCATCGTTCGTCCAACTGACTGAAGATTCAATGCCGGGTGTTTTAGTTAATTGATTCGACTCTCTCTTGCTCAGGTCAAAAATATGTATGTCTTCCTCTGACGTATAAAGAAGCCTGTTACCGTCGGTGTGCCATGAAATATTCTTCGCGCTTCCGGGAATTCCTTCCACTGTCTCACTCTCTCCGGTTTTTGTGTTTGCGAGAAACAGCTCCCAATCGTGATTCCCGCTTTCATCGATAAAGTACAGGAGTCTGCTGCCGTCAGGGGAAATTGAGGATATTCTTGCTCTTTCACCGGAGATTGACGGAATCGCCATAATTTTTGCCACCGTGAGTGAATCGCTTCCGTACGCAATTGTAAATCCTAATAAATGAAACGATAATATCGTACGAATGATGCTTTTTATTATCACCGGAGCTCCGTTATGTTTGGTTGATGACGCCTAATATCAGGCTTTTCTTCTTCAGATGCAAACCATTGGAAATGGCAAACAAAAAACCCCGCCTGTAGAGACGGGGTTTAAGTAATGATTCGAGCGTTTAATACATTCCGCCCATTCCACCCGGAGGCATCGGGGGCCCGGAACTCTCTTTTTCAGGTTCTTCTGCGATTACGGCTTCCGTGGTTATCATCAATCCCGCTACAGAAGCGGCATTCTCTAACGCTGTCCGCGCAACCTTCGTCGGGTCGATGACGCCGTCTGCAATCAAGGGAACGAACTTCTCACTTGCAGCATTAAAGCCGAAATCGTCTTTTCCGTCCTTAACTTTCTGAGCAACTATAGAGCCTTCCCAACCTGCATTCTCGGCTATCTTGCGAAGGGGGCTTTCAAGCGCCCTGCGAACAATGTCCACGCCGACCCTCTGATCACCCGTCACTTTTAACTTATCGAGGGATTTCAGCGCACGGATATACGCTACACCGCCGCCGGGAATTATACCCTCCTGGACCGCCGCTCGAGTGGCATGAAGCGCATCCTCGACTCGCGCTTTCTTATCTTTCATCTCAATTTCGGTCGCCGCGCCGACGCTGAGAACCGCTACGCCGCCAGCAAGTTTCGCCAGGCGTTCCTGAAGTTTTTCTTTATCGTAATCCGACGTGGAAGATTCAACCTGAGACTTGAGTTGATTGATCCTTGCCTTAATATCCTCGGATTTTCCGCCACCCTCGACTATCGTAGTGTTGTCCTTGTCTATCGTTATCCGTTTAGCCTGACCAAGGTACGATGTAGTCGCATTTTCGAGTTTGAAGCCTCTTTCCTCGGAAATGACTGTACCACCGGTCAGTACAGCGATATCTTCAAGCATAGATTTACGCCTATCGCCAAATCCCGGAGCCTTGACGGCAGCTATCTTCAGAGTGCCTCTGAGTTTGTTTACGACAATGGTAGCAAGCGCCTCTCCGTCTACGTCCTCCGAAATTATCAGGAGCGGTTTACCGAGCTGAGACACTTTCTCAAGAATCGGGAGAAGATCTTTCATATTGCTTATCTTCTTGTCATGTATGAGAATGTAGGGCTCCTCTAATATCGCTTCCATGCTGTCTGCATTTGTCACGAAATACGGAGAGAGATACCCGCGGTCGAACTGCATACCTTCTACGACCTCTAATGAGGTATCGGTAGATTTTGCCTCTTCGACAGTAATGACCCCGTCCTTTCCGACCTTTTCCATAGCATCGGCTATCAGGTCGCCTATTTCCTGGTCGTTATTAGCAGAAATGCTTCCGACCTGAGCGATCTCTTCCCTGCCCGGAAGCGGTTTGCTCATCTTGTGAAGCTCGGCTACGACAGCCGTTACGGCGATGTCAATACCCCGTTTCAAATCCATCGGATTTGACCCGGCAGCAACATTTTTGAGGCCTTCGTTAAGTATAGCCTGCGCCAATATTGTTGCAGTCGTTGTACCGTCACCCGCTACGTCAGACGTCTTGGAAGCTACTTCCCTGACCATCTGAGCGCCTATGTTTTCCATTTCATCTTTTAATTCGATTTCTTTGGCAACCGTAACACCGTCTTTCGTAATGGTGGGCGCACCAAATTTTTTCTCAAGGACGACGTTTCGTCCTTTCGGTCCGAGCGTTACCGCTACAGCCCTGGCCAGTTTATCAACACCGGCTTTCAGCTTCATGCGGGCTTCGGATTCAAATTCAATATTCTTTGCCATTTTTAATTATTCTCCTTTTTTATCAATTCGTGCACGGCGGTTTATATAACAGCGAGAATGTCGCTTTCGCGCATTATTAGGTATTCCTCGCCGCCGAGAGTGATCTCATTGCCCGAATACTTGCCGTAAAGCACTTTGTCACCGACTTTTACTTCAGGTTTGATCAACTCGCCGCTATCCGAAGTTTTACCCGCTCCGAGAGCTACTATTTTCCCTTTTTGGGGTTTTTCCTGTACTGTATCCGGCAGAA
It contains:
- the groL gene encoding chaperonin GroEL (60 kDa chaperone family; promotes refolding of misfolded polypeptides especially under stressful conditions; forms two stacked rings of heptamers to form a barrel-shaped 14mer; ends can be capped by GroES; misfolded proteins enter the barrel where they are refolded when GroES binds); this translates as MAKNIEFESEARMKLKAGVDKLARAVAVTLGPKGRNVVLEKKFGAPTITKDGVTVAKEIELKDEMENIGAQMVREVASKTSDVAGDGTTTATILAQAILNEGLKNVAAGSNPMDLKRGIDIAVTAVVAELHKMSKPLPGREEIAQVGSISANNDQEIGDLIADAMEKVGKDGVITVEEAKSTDTSLEVVEGMQFDRGYLSPYFVTNADSMEAILEEPYILIHDKKISNMKDLLPILEKVSQLGKPLLIISEDVDGEALATIVVNKLRGTLKIAAVKAPGFGDRRKSMLEDIAVLTGGTVISEERGFKLENATTSYLGQAKRITIDKDNTTIVEGGGKSEDIKARINQLKSQVESSTSDYDKEKLQERLAKLAGGVAVLSVGAATEIEMKDKKARVEDALHATRAAVQEGIIPGGGVAYIRALKSLDKLKVTGDQRVGVDIVRRALESPLRKIAENAGWEGSIVAQKVKDGKDDFGFNAASEKFVPLIADGVIDPTKVARTALENAASVAGLMITTEAVIAEEPEKESSGPPMPPGGMGGMY
- the groES gene encoding co-chaperone GroES codes for the protein MALKIKPLADRVVVQPDAAEEKSEGGIILPDTVQEKPQKGKIVALGAGKTSDSGELIKPEVKVGDKVLYGKYSGNEITLGGEEYLIMRESDILAVI